Proteins from one Phocoena phocoena chromosome 7, mPhoPho1.1, whole genome shotgun sequence genomic window:
- the AGXT gene encoding alanine--glyoxylate aminotransferase — MLRALTAASAALGHKAAGWVRTMASHPLLVAPPEALSKPLSLPSRLLLGPGPSNLTPRVMAAGGRQTIGHMHKEMFQIMDEIKQGIQYVFQTRNPLTLAISGSGHCALEAALFNLLEPGDSFLVGVNGIWGQRAQDIGERIGARVHPMIKDPGGHFTLQEVEEALAQHKPVLLFLTQGESSSGVLQPLDGYGELCHRYQCLLLVDSVASLGGVPIYMDQQGIDVLYSGSQKVLNAPAGTSLISFSDKAKNKIYTRKTKPFSFYLDIKWLANFWGCDDKPRIYHHTTPVVSLYSLRESLAHLAEQGLEKSWQQHREASEYLHGRLQGLGLQLFVKDPAIRLPTVTTVAAPAGYDWRDLVSYVMDHFSIEITGGLGPSVGKVLRIGLLGCNASRENVDRVIGALQEALQRCPRNKL, encoded by the exons ATGCTCCGGGCACTGACCGCGGCCAGTGCGGCCCTGGGGCACAAGGCGGCAGGTTGGGTGAGGACCATGGCCTCCCACCCACTGCTGGTGGCTCCCCCAGAAGCCCTGAGTAAGCCCCTGTCCCTTCCCAGCCGGCTTCTGCTGGGGCCCGGCCCCTCTAACCTGACCCCCCGCGTCATGGCGGCTGGGGGCAGGCAGACAATAGGACACATGCACAAGGAGATGTTCCAG ATCATGGACGAGATCAAGCAAGGCATCCAGTACGTGTTCCAGACCCGGAACCCCCTCACGCTGGCCATCAGTGGCTCGGGGCACTGCGCGCTGGAGGCCGCCCTGTTCAACCTCCTGGAGCCGGGGGACTCCTTCCTGGTCGGGGTCAACGGCATCTGGGGGCAGCGGGCCCAGGACATCGGGGAGCGCATTG GAGCCCGCGTACACCCCATGATCAAGGACCCTGGAGGCCACTTCACGctgcaggaggtggaggag GCCCTGGCCCAGCACAAGCCCGTGCTGCTGTTCCTGACCCAGGGGGAGTCATCCAGTGGCGTGCTGCAGCCCCTCGATGGCTATGGGGAGCTCTGCCACAG gtaCCAGTGCCTGCTGCTGGTGGACTCGGTGGCATCCCTGGGCGGGGTCCCCATCTACATGGACCAGCAGG GCATCGACGTCTTATACTCGGGCTCCCAGAAGGTCCTGAACGCCCCTGCAGGCACCTCGCTCATCTCCTTCAGCGACAAGGCCAA AAATAAGATCTACACTCGGAAGACCAAGCCCTTCTCCTTCTACCTGGACATCAAGTGGCTGGCCAACTTCTGGGGCTGTGACGACAAACCCAGGAT ATACCATCACACCACCCCTGTCGTCAGCTTGTACAGCCTGAGAGAGAGCCTGGCCCATCTAGCAGAGCAG ggCCTGGAGAAGAGCTGGCAGCAGCACCGCGAGGCCTCAGAGTACCTGCACGGGCGCCTGCAGGGGCTGGGCCTGCAGCTCTTCGTGAAGGATCCG GCGATCCGTCTGCCCACCGTCACCACCGTGGCCGCACCTGCAGGCTACGACTGGAGAGACCTTGTCAGCTACGTCATGGACCACTTCAGCATCGAGATCACGGGCGGCCTCGGGCCCTCGGTGGGGAAG GTGCTGCGGATTGGCCTGCTGGGCTGTAACGCCTCCCGGGAGAACGTGGACCGAGTGATTGGGGCCCTGCAGGAGGCCCTGCAGCGCTGCCCCCGGAACAAGCTGTGA